TGGGTGATCACCGCCACGGTGGTGCCAAACTCCCGGTTGACGCTCTCCAGCACCTCCAACACCCGTTTACCGGTGCTAAAGTCCAACGCCCCGGTGGGTTCATCACAGAGCAACACCTCCGGTCGCTTGGCAATGGCCCGAGCAATGGCCACCCGTTGCTGCTCGCCCCCCGAAAGCTGAGCCGGAAAGTGATCGCAGCGATCCCCCAGGCCCACCCGTTCCAACGCCTCGCGGGGATGCATGGGATCCGGAGCCAACTCCGTCACCAGGGCAATATTTTCTTGGGCGGTCAGGCTGGGGATGAGGTTGTAGAACTGAAAAACAAAGCCGATATGGTATCGGCGAAAGCGGGTCAAGGCGGCATCATCCGCATGGCTGAGATCCCAGTCTCG
The DNA window shown above is from Thermostichus vulcanus str. 'Rupite' and carries:
- a CDS encoding ABC transporter ATP-binding protein produces the protein MPPWQPLQASTVSASAIPRPLFYGRGIHKIYPMGEITVQALRDVDVDIYEGEFLVILGASGSGKSTLLNILGGLDLPSQGEVWFRDWDLSHADDAALTRFRRYHIGFVFQFYNLIPSLTAQENIALVTELAPDPMHPREALERVGLGDRCDHFPAQLSGGEQQRVAIARAIAKRPEVLLCDEPTGALDFSTGKRVLEVLESVNREFGTTVAVITHNAGIAAMADRVITMRSGQITHIDRNAHKARPSELEW